DNA from Halobacteriovoraceae bacterium:
TGAAAGGAAAAACCACTTGAGTAAAATCATCTCTTTGCTCTTCTCCACCAATAAAGATTACATTCGGAACGAAATCGGTGAGTGAGTTTATATAATAATCTTTTGGTAGCCCCTGCATAATAAAATTGGGGTCATCTGAAGGGTCATCAAATCCAGCATTTGTCTCTAAATTTGCGAGTGAAATCGAAAGGTGATCCATTGGCCTATCGGAAAGGTTTTTTACAATCAAAGCTGCTTTTATTTTATCATGCGGCAAATCTTTAGTTAAATTCCATGTCCCTATATGGAAGAAATCTAGATAAAAAGTTGCATTATGATATTTAAGTTTTCTAGGCAAAAGAAGCGCTTGGATAAATTTTCTAGTAGATGGATCTTTTGATTTTCGAGCAAGTTTTTCGGCCAGCATACTATCTTCAATTCGAATAATGTAGTTTCCAGGTTCTTTGGTCGCAGTATAAAGTGTATATTGGAAGGCTATGCTGAATAGCGTATACAGCTTGTGTTGTGGAAGTGAAATTTTACTATTTTTTTCTTCCAAAAGCGTTTTAACAGACTGATACAAAAGAGTTTTTTCTAGATCCCTACTCATTAAAATTCCCGAATTGTAAATTGATCATATATAAATAATGTTATGCAGTGGGCATCTTAAATAAGTGATTTTTATGAGGCCGTCAATAGGTTAGCTCCAAACGATAAATTTTTGCTGTACATCTGAAAAAAATATTAAAATTTATTTAGCGAAAACCACTCATCTCTATTATCAATTCTACAGTTGACTCATCCCACTATTTTCATTAATATCCTGACTTTATTTAGCTAGAATTATTTGTTATTAAACCTGAGGTTAAAACCCTTACTTTGGAGAAAGCTCATGAAAATAATGGCCAAGACGAGAAATATTGGTATTTCGGCCCACATCGATTCCGGTAAAACGACACTTACTGAACGTATCCTCTTCTACTGTGGTGAAATTCACAAAATTGAAGATGTTCGTGGTGGTGGCGATGGTGCAAAAATGGACCACATGGAACTGGAAAAAGAAAAAGGGATTACTATTACTTCTGCGGCCACTACTGTATTCTGGAGAGGTTTAAAAGGCGAAGGAACTACTTTTGCAGATGGAGTTGAAAAAGAAACACGTATCAACATTATAGATACTCCGGGACACGTCGATTTTACTGTTGAAGTTGAGAGATCTCTACGTGTTCTTGATGGAGCTATTCTTGTTCTTTGTTCTGTTGCTGGTGTTCAGTCTCAGTCAATTACAGTTGATAGACAAATGAAACGCTATAAAGTTCCAAGACTTTGTTTTATTAATAAAATGGATAGAATGGGGGCGAACCCTTGGAATGGTGTTGCTGCACTCAGAGAAAAATTAGGTCATAATGCTATTCTTATGCAGATTCCAATTGGCTCAGAGGAAAATTTTGAAGGTGTTGTCGACCTCGTCACTAGAAAAGCATATTACAATGACGGCGATAATGGAGAAATCGTAAGAGTTGAAGATTGTCCTGCTGATTTAGTAGATAAAATGGAAGAACATAGAGATGCTATGCTTGATGTTGTATCTGAATACGACGATGAAGTTATGGAAAAATATCTTGAAGGTGAAGAACTCTCGGAAGAAGAAATTCACAAATGTATTAAGGCCGGAACTCAGTCTTTAGTTCTTACTCCTGTTTACATGGGTTCTGCTTTCAAAAATAAAGGTGTTCAACCTTTACTAGACGCTGTTGCAAGATATCTACCTTCTCCACTTACATGTGCAAAACCAACAGTTGTAGATGAAGATGATAAACAAATTGAAATTGAACCGTCAAAAGATGCTGATCTTATTGCAATGGCCTTTAAAATAACTGACGAACAATTTGGACAGTTAACTTACACTAGAATTTATAGAGGGACTCTAAATAAAGGGGACACTGTTTATAACTCTAGAACAAAGAAAAAAGTTAGAATTGGTAGAATGGTACGAATGAATTCTAATGATAGAGAAAACATCGATTCTGCATGGGCCGGTGATATTATTGCCCTCGTTGGTGTTGATTGTGCTTCAGGGGACACTTTCGTAGGATCTGATTCTCAAATCGGTATCTCATGTGAAGGTATCCACGTTCCAATTCCAGTTATCGAACTTTCAATTTCTGTTAAAGATAAAAATGAACAGGCCAGAATGGCAAAGGGCCTTCAAAAATTTCTTAAAGAAGATCCTACTTTTCATGTGT
Protein-coding regions in this window:
- a CDS encoding elongation factor G, which gives rise to MKIMAKTRNIGISAHIDSGKTTLTERILFYCGEIHKIEDVRGGGDGAKMDHMELEKEKGITITSAATTVFWRGLKGEGTTFADGVEKETRINIIDTPGHVDFTVEVERSLRVLDGAILVLCSVAGVQSQSITVDRQMKRYKVPRLCFINKMDRMGANPWNGVAALREKLGHNAILMQIPIGSEENFEGVVDLVTRKAYYNDGDNGEIVRVEDCPADLVDKMEEHRDAMLDVVSEYDDEVMEKYLEGEELSEEEIHKCIKAGTQSLVLTPVYMGSAFKNKGVQPLLDAVARYLPSPLTCAKPTVVDEDDKQIEIEPSKDADLIAMAFKITDEQFGQLTYTRIYRGTLNKGDTVYNSRTKKKVRIGRMVRMNSNDRENIDSAWAGDIIALVGVDCASGDTFVGSDSQIGISCEGIHVPIPVIELSISVKDKNEQARMAKGLQKFLKEDPTFHVYTDEESGETRIAGMGELHLEIYVERLKREFNANVQVGAPQVNYRETIRSETKFDYTHKKQTGGAGQFGQVVGVLRPLAEADKDSEDQVFKFNNEIKGGSIPSEYIGACEKGFQDVMDKGPLAAFPMINCEVFLQDGRYHDVDSSDMAFRIASRQAMRQGIKNASPALLEPIMGVEVTTPDEYQGSVIGDLSSRRGIIQGSETDPTGEVIIRAEVPLSEMFGYSSDLRSMSAGKASYTMEFSRYSECPNNIAEEVIKARIEKLANDD